A section of the Amblyomma americanum isolate KBUSLIRL-KWMA chromosome 2, ASM5285725v1, whole genome shotgun sequence genome encodes:
- the LOC144119445 gene encoding uncharacterized protein LOC144119445, whose product MIFHHEDCEHRLLDFTLKAADEYKYLGVWINNGAGYLTEREKYVMNKASRNAAAMKNKALWNYNRYEVVRGIWKWVMVPSLTFDNALLCVRPDAQAKLGIKQRGVGRLALGAQGNTPNHGVQGDMGWTSFESREASSKIAFEERLRKMGEKQWARKVFRHLYIGKVDTKWRKRTNKLTKKYLDSTRGAYQQLSVKKNVKETERALWKTGMLTKSALGTYRIFKQEIGNENIYDNCMGSCLLFEARAGVLRTKPYRARSHEIETLCVACGEKEEMAEHLILFCKGLRPAVKSRGADLSKALGFNDSEGKLDFKRVELTKRRLSDLWLKSRKE is encoded by the coding sequence atgatatttcaTCATGAGGACTGCGAGCATAGATTACTGGATTTCACGCTAAAAGCAgcggatgagtacaagtatcttggggtgtggataaataacggtgctgggTATCTGACAGAgcgtgaaaaatatgtaatgaataaagctagtagaaatgcagctgccatgaaaaataaggcactctggaattacaataggtatgaagtggtaagagggatctggaaatgggtgatggttcctagcctgactttcgacAATGCGCTCCTGTGCGTGAGACCAGACGCTCAAGCAAAGTTAGGaatcaaacaacgtggcgtaggaaggctagctttgggagcgcaaggcaatacaccaaatcacggggtgcagggtgatatgggatggacgtcgtttgagagcagagaagctagcagtaagatagcttttgaggagcgattgagaaaaatgggggaaaagcagtgggctaggaaagttttcagacacCTGTACATAGGGAaggttgacacgaaatggagaaagcgaactaacAAATTGACAAAGAAATATCTCGACAGCACTAGGGGGGCATATcaacaattatcggttaagaaaaacgttaaagaaacagagagagctctgtggaaaacagggatgctgacgaaatcggctctgggaacatacaggatctttaagcaggaaattggcaATGAAAATATCTACGACAATTGTATGGGAAGctgtttgttgtttgaggccagggcgggagttttgcggactaagccATATAGAGCCAGGTCCCACGAGATAGagacgttgtgcgttgcgtgcggagagaaggaggaaatggctgaacacttgatacttttctgtaaagggctccgACCTGCAGTGAAAAGCAGAGGGGCTGATTTATcgaaagcattggggtttaacgacagtgaaggaaaattagattttaagcgggtagaattaaccaagcgaaggttgtctgatttgtggctaaaatcaaggaaagagtaa